In Erigeron canadensis isolate Cc75 chromosome 1, C_canadensis_v1, whole genome shotgun sequence, a single window of DNA contains:
- the LOC122581515 gene encoding zinc finger MYM-type protein 1-like gives MVDESRDESKKEQLAIVVRFVDVKGVIRERFLDTVHVENTDAATLKASLWNRVLNQNFDTGKIRGQGYDGARNMSGEWNGLQTLVRQHSPYALQLALVCISKEVDPIHEFFDKLAYVIYVVCASSERHDELQKTKAIEINELMELGEIKSGKGKNQVRTLRRAGDTRWGSHYNSISSLINMFGVTRAVLKGIMDNTTHNTRPQRGDSQVAYTHLKSFEFVFVLHMMKEVMQKTDALSQGLQKKSQDILNAMDLLSATKPDMKAPYKSTRYRPRKNDLHVTFKHFYRVDLFMETLDKQIHEMDYRFSEQSVELLSFGATLCSKQINIGDIVLLAEKYYRMDFTDQERNQLRSQLETFQVERINNAKLSKLATLSDLCQTLVETGKNSMYDLVERVCRLLLTIPVSTATTEKGFSAMKIFKTRLRNKMSNDNLANSMVIYIEKEIASKFDAESIIEELKVLKGQKAKL, from the exons ATGGTTGATGAGTCACGGGATGAATCCAAAAAAGAGCAACTGGCCATAGTCGTAAGATTTGTTGATGTGAAAGGGGTGATACGGGAAAGGTTCTTGGATACAGTTCATGTAGAAAATACTGATGCGGCGACTTTAAAGGCTAGTTTGTGGAATAGAGTTTTGAATCAAAATTTTGATACTGGAAAAATTCGTGGTCAAGGTTATGATGGTGCTAGAAATATGAGTGGGGAATGGAATGGATTACAGACACTCGTTCGGCAGCATAGTCCTTACGC GTTACAACTTGCCTTAGTTTGTATCTCAAAGGAAGTTGATCCAATACACGAGTTCTTTGATAAATTAGCTTATGTAATATATGTGGTTTGTGCTTCTAGTGAGCGTCACGATGAGTTACAAAAGACGAAGGCAATTGAGATTAACGAATTAATGGAGTTGGGTGAAATCAAATCGGGAAAAGGAAAAAACCAGGTCAGGACATTAAGAAGGGCCGGGGATACACGTTGGGGTTCCCATTATAATTCCATTTCTAGTTTGATTAACATGTTTGGTGTCACTCGGGCTGTTCTCAAGGGAATAATGGACAACACTACTCATAATACCCGTCCTCAACGTGGAGATTCTCAAGTGGCTTATACTCATTTGAAGTCATTTGAGTTTGTGTTTGTTCTTCACATGATGAAAGAGGTGATGCAAAAGACTGATGCACTTTCTCAAGGATTACAAAAGAAATCCCAAGACATCCTTAATGCAATGGATTTACTTTCAGCCACAAAG CCTGATATGAAGGCTCCATATAAATCTACCCGGTATCGGCCTCGTAAAAATGATCttcatgttacatttaaacatttttaccgAGTAGATTTGTTTATGGAGACATTGGATAAGCAAATACATGAGATGGATTATAGATTCAGTGAGCAATCAGTAGAGTTGTTATCTTTTGGTGCGACTTTATGCTCAAAACAGATTAATATTGGTGACATTGTTCTTCTTGCTGAGAAATATTATCGTATGGACTTTACTGACCAGGAGAGAAATCAATTAAGAAGTCAATTGGAGACTTTTCAAGTTGAAAGGATAAATAATGCCAAGCTAAGTAAGCTAGCAACCCTTTCTGATCTCTGCCAAACTCTTGTAGAAACTGGGAAAAATAGCATGTACGATTTGGTTGAAAGAGTGTGTCGGCTACTCTTGACAATTCCGGTTTCAACTGCAACAACAGAGAAGGGATTTTCGGCAATGAAGATATTCAAGACTCGCCTACGTAATAAGATGTCTAATGACAATCTAGCAAACAGTATGGTGATTTACATAGAAAAAGAAATTGCTAGCAAGTTTGATGCGGAGTCCATAATTGAAGAATTAAAGGTTCTTAAAGGTCAAAAAGCTAAACTCTAA